A part of Geothrix oryzae genomic DNA contains:
- a CDS encoding tetratricopeptide repeat protein — translation MTLGWIESGEGVGTLQGWIEAGAASAKARDFRAASGHYLRALERDPRHPQALRGLAEAYRGLREAGRCLETWDRYLVLYPGDVSVQTRVGDACRRAGQLERAAAHYQAALHHDPRDRYALMGLGDLHQKAHRPEEALACWEQLLALAPGLLNIRTMAGNLCRRKLDFHRAEHHFREALALDPHNAHAVFGLADALRGQGRFEEAAPYWDEILETDPGNRQVLCRAGDCFTRLGRCDRAAALFRRALDSGYDRSALLGLAKVHLQLGAPAEAIRCYETILARNPEDARASLLLAQVPAAAGLEAGAAAPVHPEAADPA, via the coding sequence ATGACACTCGGGTGGATTGAATCAGGCGAAGGGGTCGGAACCCTCCAGGGTTGGATCGAGGCGGGTGCCGCGAGCGCCAAGGCCCGGGATTTCCGGGCCGCGAGCGGGCACTACCTGCGCGCCCTGGAACGGGATCCGCGCCATCCCCAGGCCCTGCGGGGACTGGCCGAGGCCTACCGCGGGCTCCGCGAGGCCGGGCGATGCCTCGAGACCTGGGACCGCTACCTCGTCCTCTACCCGGGCGATGTTTCCGTCCAGACCCGCGTGGGGGACGCCTGCCGACGGGCCGGCCAGCTGGAGCGGGCCGCCGCCCACTACCAGGCCGCCCTGCATCACGATCCGCGGGACCGCTATGCCCTCATGGGTCTCGGCGACCTGCACCAGAAGGCGCATCGCCCGGAGGAAGCGCTGGCCTGCTGGGAGCAGCTTCTGGCCCTCGCCCCGGGCCTGCTGAACATCCGCACCATGGCCGGGAACCTGTGTCGCCGGAAACTGGATTTCCATCGGGCGGAACACCATTTCCGCGAGGCCCTCGCCCTGGATCCCCACAATGCCCACGCGGTCTTCGGGTTGGCTGACGCCCTGCGCGGACAGGGCCGCTTCGAGGAGGCGGCGCCCTACTGGGACGAGATCCTGGAGACCGATCCCGGGAACCGGCAGGTGCTCTGCCGGGCCGGGGATTGCTTCACGCGGCTGGGGCGGTGCGACCGAGCCGCGGCCCTGTTCCGCCGCGCCCTCGACTCCGGCTACGACCGTTCCGCCCTGCTCGGGCTGGCCAAGGTGCACCTCCAGCTGGGCGCTCCCGCCGAGGCCATCCGCTGCTACGAGACCATCCTGGCGCGGAATCCGGAGGACGCGCGCGCCAGCCTGCTCCTGGCCCAGGTCCCCGCGGCCGCCGGGCTCGAGGCCGGAGCCGCTGCGCCGGTCCACCCGGAAGCGGCGGATCCGGCCTGA
- a CDS encoding response regulator transcription factor → MNQRTPCLPEPTPAQIPLRGHQDSPGQSWVGIMESISPVLLVEDDPVARKFIRITLQKAGFKVHEAGSGEEALDLFERHPTQVALLDIGLPGMDGFELCQKLRQRSEAVAILILTGRGDDSDKVSGLELGADDYLVKPFGPDVLVARIRAVLRRYAHQSQVSNTLSLGDLRLECLTMKVFKGGREVDLTPREFALLAAFLRHPGEVLTREQLRDEVWGEHHFGSAKALDVFVCKLREKLEDDPAHPQHFKTEWGVGFVCC, encoded by the coding sequence ATGAATCAGCGGACACCCTGCCTTCCCGAGCCAACCCCCGCGCAGATCCCCCTCCGCGGGCACCAGGATTCGCCTGGCCAGAGCTGGGTCGGCATCATGGAATCCATCAGTCCGGTCCTGCTGGTGGAGGATGATCCCGTCGCCCGCAAGTTCATCCGGATCACGCTTCAGAAGGCGGGCTTCAAGGTCCACGAAGCGGGCAGCGGCGAGGAGGCCCTCGACCTCTTCGAGCGCCATCCGACGCAGGTGGCCCTCCTGGATATCGGCCTGCCGGGCATGGATGGATTCGAGCTGTGCCAGAAGCTGCGGCAGCGGAGCGAGGCGGTCGCCATCCTCATCCTCACGGGACGGGGCGACGACTCTGACAAAGTCTCGGGCCTCGAACTGGGCGCGGATGACTACCTGGTGAAGCCGTTCGGCCCGGATGTACTTGTGGCGCGGATCAGGGCCGTGCTGCGGCGGTACGCACACCAGTCCCAGGTCTCGAACACCTTGTCCCTCGGCGATCTGCGCCTGGAATGTCTGACGATGAAGGTCTTCAAGGGTGGCCGCGAGGTGGATCTCACCCCCCGGGAATTCGCCCTGCTGGCCGCGTTCCTTCGGCACCCGGGCGAGGTGCTCACGCGGGAGCAGCTCCGCGATGAGGTCTGGGGCGAGCACCACTTCGGCAGCGCGAAGGCCCTGGATGTCTTCGTGTGCAAGCTGCGCGAAAAGCTCGAAGACGACCCCGCCCACCCGCAGCATTTCAAAACGGAGTGGGGCGTCGGATTCGTCTGCTGCTAG
- a CDS encoding DUF4402 domain-containing protein — MRKLIAFALVASPLLALDPVGIGNSDTATAHSFAKIMAPVKVVSTQDLNFGSIVLDELGKAASVELTFNTPPNGNPSLTDKKLVNCGFYNKTAMPTAAFFHYQRDNNFGGGGPSLLPVPDGDPNVSIDITATDLIGPHGKACHFTPKNDLPVDSCLYFAPKEGTAAKHFSVFGKLDIPSDAIPGNYAGTITVKVTYN, encoded by the coding sequence ATGCGCAAGCTCATCGCCTTCGCGCTCGTCGCATCCCCGCTGCTGGCCCTCGATCCGGTCGGCATCGGCAACAGCGACACCGCCACCGCCCACTCCTTTGCCAAGATCATGGCGCCCGTCAAGGTCGTGTCCACCCAGGACCTGAACTTCGGATCCATCGTGCTGGATGAGCTCGGAAAGGCCGCCAGCGTGGAGCTGACCTTCAACACGCCGCCCAATGGCAACCCGTCCCTCACGGACAAGAAGCTCGTGAACTGCGGCTTCTACAACAAGACCGCGATGCCGACCGCAGCCTTCTTCCACTATCAGAGGGACAACAACTTCGGCGGCGGCGGCCCGAGCCTCCTGCCCGTCCCTGATGGCGATCCCAATGTGAGCATCGACATCACCGCCACCGATCTGATCGGCCCCCATGGGAAGGCCTGCCACTTCACCCCGAAGAACGACCTGCCCGTGGATTCCTGCCTCTACTTCGCCCCCAAGGAAGGCACCGCGGCCAAGCACTTCTCGGTGTTCGGCAAGCTGGACATCCCCTCGGATGCCATCCCCGGCAACTACGCCGGAACCATCACGGTGAAGGTCACCTACAACTGA
- a CDS encoding fimbrial biogenesis chaperone encodes MPAPRPGGTGDLAIFPTRVVLEGRERSAEIMLQNCGVSAASYRVSFKEMDMLPGGKIQERERKPGEITAADLVRFSPRQVDLAPGESQTVRVQVRKPEGLSDGEYRSHLLFQAIPTAEPPKPSGEDPEQKLSFNITQLVGISIPIIVRHGPTTANITLSGFRFWQPDVPEALPVLSLIMERTGNRSVIGEFAVTVESGGKFKKGARISELKAIAIYANLARREVHLPMQLGQNGGLKGTRVKVTFTATDMKLPPVSASFDIDH; translated from the coding sequence ATGCCGGCGCCCCGGCCCGGAGGCACCGGGGATCTCGCCATCTTCCCCACCCGCGTGGTGCTGGAGGGACGGGAGCGTTCCGCCGAGATCATGCTGCAGAACTGCGGGGTTTCGGCCGCCTCGTACCGGGTGAGCTTCAAGGAGATGGACATGCTGCCCGGCGGGAAGATCCAGGAGCGGGAACGGAAGCCAGGCGAGATCACGGCCGCGGATCTGGTCCGCTTCTCGCCCCGCCAGGTGGATCTCGCCCCTGGCGAGTCCCAGACGGTCCGCGTCCAGGTGCGCAAACCGGAAGGGCTCTCCGACGGCGAGTACCGATCCCACCTGCTGTTCCAGGCCATCCCCACCGCCGAGCCCCCGAAGCCTTCCGGCGAGGACCCCGAACAGAAGCTGAGCTTCAACATCACGCAGCTGGTGGGCATCTCCATTCCCATCATCGTCCGGCACGGACCGACCACGGCGAACATCACGCTCTCCGGATTCCGCTTCTGGCAACCGGATGTACCTGAGGCGCTTCCCGTCCTGAGCCTCATCATGGAGCGCACCGGGAATCGCAGCGTCATCGGTGAGTTCGCCGTCACGGTGGAATCCGGTGGCAAGTTCAAGAAAGGCGCCCGCATCAGCGAGCTGAAGGCGATCGCCATCTACGCGAACCTCGCCCGGCGGGAGGTCCACCTGCCCATGCAGCTTGGACAGAACGGCGGGCTCAAGGGGACCCGGGTCAAGGTCACCTTCACCGCCACCGACATGAAGCTTCCCCCCGTCTCGGCCTCCTTCGACATCGACCACTGA
- a CDS encoding DUF4402 domain-containing protein: protein MFIRPILLSLALSPILAQAQDPAIRLVQDMHFGGLQVADRGGMITLTHEGVRIALSPGLSPILRPTSQEARFQLSGPPRARFLLRLDPAKPLLAGPRGGQIHVESFFPSFPSLEGTFDTQGQAELRLGAKLDIQAGTPEGPYAFEQVILEMRVQGDREPRVARQSFGIRAYLRPVLKLSNGSPLDFGSLLPGSTEGTFSVAPDGSHRSTPGGGPRLVRGNPRPAAFLLSGPPGSGYNLQLPTRMLLTGPGAPLEVREFVCDLPVQGALPAGTVPFRVGASLVVPPGQASGLYRGLFKVSVCYQ from the coding sequence ATGTTCATCCGGCCCATCCTGCTCTCCCTCGCCCTGTCCCCGATCCTGGCCCAGGCCCAGGATCCGGCCATCCGGCTGGTGCAGGACATGCACTTCGGCGGCCTCCAGGTGGCGGACCGGGGCGGCATGATCACCCTCACCCACGAAGGGGTGCGGATCGCCCTGAGCCCCGGCCTCAGCCCCATCCTCCGGCCGACCAGCCAGGAGGCCCGGTTCCAGCTGTCGGGTCCACCCCGGGCCCGGTTCCTCCTCCGGCTGGATCCGGCGAAGCCGCTGCTCGCCGGACCGCGGGGCGGGCAGATCCATGTGGAGTCGTTCTTCCCGTCCTTCCCCAGCCTGGAGGGAACCTTCGACACCCAGGGGCAGGCGGAGCTGCGGCTGGGCGCCAAGCTCGACATCCAGGCCGGCACGCCCGAAGGCCCTTATGCCTTCGAGCAGGTGATCCTGGAGATGCGGGTCCAGGGGGATCGGGAGCCCCGGGTCGCGCGGCAGTCCTTCGGCATCCGCGCCTACCTGCGCCCCGTCCTCAAGCTGAGCAACGGGAGTCCCCTGGACTTCGGAAGCCTGCTGCCGGGCTCCACCGAGGGCACCTTCAGCGTCGCCCCGGATGGCTCGCACCGGAGCACCCCCGGCGGAGGACCGCGCCTGGTCCGGGGCAACCCCCGGCCCGCGGCGTTCCTGCTGTCGGGCCCTCCGGGCTCGGGCTACAACCTGCAGCTACCCACCCGGATGCTGCTGACGGGGCCCGGCGCGCCCCTCGAAGTCCGGGAATTCGTCTGCGACCTGCCGGTGCAGGGCGCGCTTCCGGCGGGCACCGTGCCCTTCCGAGTGGGGGCCAGCCTCGTGGTGCCGCCCGGACAGGCCAGCGGGCTCTACCGCGGGCTGTTCAAGGTGTCGGTCTGCTACCAGTGA
- a CDS encoding TrmH family RNA methyltransferase gives MPAFDPWDPYRDLRFAGTREHPEYGTCFIAEGRILVEDLLEAGRAGRLKVISVAATTTAAAELRDRLPAGTDLLTMEPAALSELAGFPFHRGLMACAQVPAPPPAPALRAARRLLVLPRLYDSENLGLLLRSAAALGLDGVLAGPGPGQWTRRTVRVSMGAVWRIPVWRVDDPWVLLADWKAAEPGSEVVAAALTPAAEDAHAWQPAPRCALVMGPEDTGLDLRQLACCDRAVAIPMASGMDSLNVAAAGAILMFRMGEPGLTGSRPTP, from the coding sequence ATGCCGGCCTTCGACCCCTGGGACCCTTACCGCGACCTGCGCTTCGCCGGCACGCGGGAGCACCCGGAATACGGGACCTGCTTCATCGCGGAGGGCCGGATCCTGGTGGAGGACCTGCTGGAGGCGGGCCGCGCCGGGCGGCTGAAGGTCATCTCCGTGGCCGCCACCACAACCGCGGCGGCGGAGCTTCGCGACCGCCTTCCGGCCGGTACGGACCTCCTGACGATGGAGCCTGCGGCCCTGTCGGAGCTGGCGGGCTTTCCCTTCCACCGCGGCCTCATGGCCTGCGCCCAGGTGCCCGCGCCGCCCCCGGCCCCGGCCCTGCGCGCCGCCCGCCGCCTGCTGGTGCTGCCCCGCCTCTACGACAGCGAGAACCTGGGGCTGCTGCTGCGCAGCGCCGCGGCCCTGGGTTTGGATGGCGTGCTGGCGGGCCCGGGGCCGGGCCAGTGGACCCGGCGCACCGTGCGCGTCTCCATGGGCGCCGTGTGGCGCATCCCTGTGTGGCGGGTGGACGACCCCTGGGTGCTCCTGGCGGATTGGAAGGCGGCGGAACCCGGCTCCGAAGTCGTGGCCGCCGCGCTCACGCCGGCGGCGGAGGATGCGCATGCCTGGCAGCCCGCCCCCCGCTGCGCGCTGGTGATGGGCCCGGAGGACACGGGCCTGGACCTCCGTCAGCTGGCCTGCTGCGACCGCGCCGTGGCCATCCCCATGGCGTCGGGCATGGACAGCCTCAATGTCGCGGCCGCCGGGGCGATCCTAATGTTCCGGATGGGGGAACCCGGCCTCACTGGTAGCAGACCGACACCTTGA
- a CDS encoding LysR substrate-binding domain-containing protein, whose translation MPRKLPRHLTWLEAFVAVVETGSLEAAAQHLSVARSVVSEHLRALEETLADGETLVERGPGRRLSLTPRGERLFAGAQASFHQLDLKRLRDLASPEPGLRLGLNPTLSALLMEPLAQAAARTGLKLEAAFGGAHELVRQIQTRQLDLALGFTPLPPHRGVEYRVLARLPFVVLAAPGCGLGCGLAPEAGFLRVKDLADKPFVDWLRDDPYGGANSARFAEAGIQVREAARVENFLQLYPALRAFRACAIAPDLRALGPFPADLQVWPLKERKAQAVEVVALWPSGGASAAAEACLKALAAHLRKRR comes from the coding sequence ATGCCCCGCAAACTTCCCCGGCACCTCACCTGGCTCGAGGCCTTCGTGGCCGTCGTGGAGACGGGCTCGCTCGAGGCGGCGGCCCAGCACCTGAGCGTGGCGCGCTCCGTCGTGAGCGAACACCTCCGCGCCCTGGAGGAGACCCTCGCCGACGGCGAGACCCTGGTGGAGCGCGGACCCGGCCGCCGCCTGAGCCTCACCCCGCGGGGGGAGCGCCTCTTCGCCGGCGCCCAGGCCTCCTTCCACCAGCTGGACCTCAAGCGCCTGCGCGACCTCGCCTCGCCGGAACCGGGGCTGCGCCTGGGCCTGAACCCCACCCTCTCCGCCCTGCTAATGGAACCGCTGGCCCAGGCCGCCGCGCGCACGGGCCTCAAGCTGGAGGCGGCCTTCGGCGGCGCCCACGAGCTGGTGCGCCAGATCCAGACGCGCCAGCTGGACCTGGCCCTGGGCTTCACGCCCCTGCCGCCCCACCGGGGGGTGGAGTATCGCGTGCTCGCCCGCCTGCCCTTCGTGGTGCTGGCCGCCCCGGGTTGCGGGCTGGGTTGCGGCTTGGCTCCCGAGGCGGGTTTCCTCCGGGTGAAGGACCTGGCCGACAAACCCTTCGTGGATTGGCTGAGGGACGATCCCTACGGCGGCGCCAACTCGGCGCGCTTTGCGGAGGCCGGAATCCAGGTGCGGGAAGCGGCCCGGGTGGAGAACTTCCTCCAGCTCTATCCGGCCCTGCGGGCCTTCCGGGCCTGCGCCATCGCCCCGGATCTCCGGGCCCTGGGACCCTTCCCCGCCGACCTCCAGGTCTGGCCGCTGAAGGAAAGGAAGGCCCAGGCAGTGGAGGTGGTGGCACTCTGGCCTTCGGGCGGGGCGTCCGCCGCGGCCGAGGCCTGTCTGAAGGCCCTGGCCGCCCACCTTCGCAAACGACGATAA
- a CDS encoding aromatic amino acid hydroxylase, translating to MSSPTQRAIDRLPPHLRRYVVDQDHGAYTPRDHAVWRHILHRLTDRLKHTAHASYLSGLAATGIGLEAIPSLDEMNGKLEALGWSAVGVRGFIPPAVFTELQSLGVLAIAADIRSHEHIEYTPAPDIVHESAGHAPILADRRFADYLKRCGEAGFRAIASVEDQAVYEAIRHLSVVKEDPSATEGEKQMAEARLRAAAASRRYESESTKASRLYWWTAEYGLVGSLDDPKLYGAGLLSSLGEAVHCLTGAVKRVPLSLTCVETEYDITRMQPQLFVARDFDHLFEVLEAFEATLSWRRGGDHGLAEALRARTVNHLRLADGLELTGRVTAQIAARQPVAPGLATALARIEGPVLLSRQGAAEGRPWTGEALVAFGRGALPPRGAFNLELPSGLALSGFRVDGHEVIDLQGHLDGRPLDLPSWALLFLSEGLPSVAGGPADPGSWDRWFGDQGAFSEGEAEAQARIRKAESLPAEVAELYLEVRALREGGRRDGPRLRALADRARRHPAEWLLQAELTELEAMA from the coding sequence ATGTCCAGTCCCACCCAGCGGGCCATCGACCGCCTGCCGCCCCACCTCCGCCGCTATGTGGTGGACCAGGACCACGGGGCCTACACGCCCAGGGACCACGCCGTCTGGCGGCACATCCTCCACCGGCTGACGGACCGCCTGAAGCACACCGCCCACGCGAGCTACCTGTCCGGCCTGGCGGCCACCGGCATCGGTCTCGAGGCGATCCCCAGCCTCGACGAGATGAACGGGAAGCTGGAGGCGCTGGGCTGGTCCGCCGTGGGCGTGCGCGGCTTCATCCCCCCGGCGGTGTTCACGGAGCTGCAGTCCCTGGGGGTGCTGGCCATCGCCGCGGACATCCGCAGCCACGAGCACATCGAATACACGCCGGCCCCAGACATCGTCCACGAGAGCGCGGGGCACGCGCCCATCCTGGCGGACCGCCGGTTTGCCGACTACCTGAAGCGCTGCGGCGAGGCGGGCTTCCGCGCCATCGCCTCCGTGGAGGACCAGGCCGTCTACGAGGCCATCCGCCACCTCAGCGTGGTGAAGGAGGATCCTTCCGCCACGGAGGGGGAGAAGCAGATGGCGGAGGCACGCCTGCGCGCGGCCGCTGCCAGCCGGCGCTACGAGAGCGAAAGCACCAAGGCCAGCCGCCTCTACTGGTGGACCGCCGAATACGGCCTGGTGGGCAGCCTCGATGACCCGAAACTCTACGGGGCCGGACTCCTCAGCAGCCTGGGCGAGGCGGTCCACTGCCTCACGGGCGCGGTGAAACGGGTGCCCCTCAGCCTGACCTGCGTCGAGACCGAATACGACATTACGCGCATGCAGCCCCAGCTCTTCGTGGCCCGGGATTTTGACCACCTTTTTGAAGTGCTGGAGGCCTTCGAGGCCACCCTGAGCTGGCGGCGCGGCGGGGACCACGGCCTGGCGGAGGCCCTGCGGGCCCGCACCGTGAACCACCTCCGGCTGGCGGACGGCCTCGAGCTGACGGGCCGCGTGACGGCGCAGATCGCGGCCCGCCAGCCGGTGGCCCCGGGGCTCGCCACGGCCCTGGCCCGGATCGAGGGCCCAGTGCTGCTGTCCCGGCAGGGCGCGGCGGAAGGCCGCCCCTGGACGGGGGAAGCCCTGGTGGCCTTCGGACGGGGTGCCTTGCCTCCCCGCGGAGCCTTCAACCTGGAGCTGCCCTCCGGGCTCGCCCTCTCGGGCTTCCGCGTGGACGGGCACGAAGTGATCGACCTTCAGGGCCACCTGGATGGCCGCCCCCTGGACCTGCCCAGCTGGGCCCTGCTCTTCCTGAGCGAAGGCCTGCCCTCGGTGGCGGGGGGCCCGGCGGATCCCGGTTCCTGGGATCGCTGGTTCGGCGATCAGGGGGCCTTTTCCGAAGGGGAGGCCGAAGCCCAGGCCCGGATCCGCAAGGCCGAGTCCCTGCCGGCGGAAGTTGCGGAACTTTACCTCGAGGTCCGGGCATTGAGGGAAGGTGGCCGGAGGGACGGTCCACGCCTGCGGGCCCTGGCCGACCGGGCCCGGAGGCATCCCGCCGAGTGGCTGCTGCAGGCTGAACTGACGGAACTGGAGGCGATGGCATGA
- a CDS encoding 4a-hydroxytetrahydrobiopterin dehydratase produces the protein MSWTEENGSLVRTFKTPDFLTAYHLVGAVVGPAEGLNHHPDIAFGWGYVRIALTTHDANGITDLDHQLARLIDDAVKPFGL, from the coding sequence ATGAGCTGGACCGAAGAGAACGGAAGCCTGGTGCGGACCTTCAAGACCCCGGACTTCCTCACGGCCTACCACCTGGTCGGCGCGGTGGTGGGGCCCGCCGAGGGGTTGAACCACCATCCGGACATCGCCTTCGGCTGGGGCTATGTCCGCATCGCCCTCACCACCCACGATGCGAACGGCATCACCGACCTGGACCACCAGCTGGCCCGGCTCATTGATGATGCGGTTAAACCCTTCGGACTATGA
- a CDS encoding cytochrome c biogenesis protein ResB codes for MIKTLATRLWKFLKSFQLTIVLLALLMALVVLCTLAQVEMGTAGAVNAYMRSFFVWRQFPALPFPLPVFPGAALVGLLLTLNLIAKTLDIQRSWTKAGMWLVHSGLVVLFAGEFVAGMMQVDTNMSIEVGQTVNYVQSYKNVELAVIDVTDPAFDEVYSVPDTLLSRRASIPVPGTPITLNVKRFYPNAELSNLPPGSPALATAGVGQGVAIVERPTVTADNDMNQTSVFVEPVAGGRSYGTWLASVAIGAPQTFTHEGRTYALSMRLRRQYLPYAFTLKQFRHDVYPGTDIPKNFSSLVQVVNPAQNESREVLIYMNQPLRYEGKTFYQASFGKNDTLSVLSVVENPGWLLPYVSCVLVSLGLLVHFAIVLRRSLKRRQDKKEG; via the coding sequence TTGATTAAGACACTCGCCACCCGCCTCTGGAAATTCCTGAAGTCCTTCCAGCTCACCATCGTCCTCCTGGCCCTCCTCATGGCGCTGGTGGTGCTCTGCACCCTGGCCCAGGTGGAGATGGGCACGGCGGGCGCCGTGAACGCCTACATGCGCAGCTTCTTCGTGTGGCGCCAGTTCCCGGCCCTGCCCTTCCCCCTGCCGGTGTTCCCGGGCGCCGCCCTGGTGGGCCTCCTCCTCACCCTCAACCTCATCGCCAAGACGCTCGACATCCAGCGCTCCTGGACCAAGGCCGGCATGTGGCTCGTCCACTCGGGCCTGGTGGTTCTCTTCGCGGGCGAATTCGTGGCCGGCATGATGCAGGTGGACACCAACATGTCCATCGAGGTGGGCCAGACGGTCAACTATGTCCAGAGCTACAAGAATGTGGAACTGGCCGTCATCGATGTCACCGATCCCGCCTTCGACGAGGTCTATTCCGTCCCCGACACGCTGCTGTCGCGCCGCGCCTCGATCCCCGTCCCCGGCACGCCCATCACCCTGAATGTGAAGCGCTTCTATCCCAACGCGGAGCTGAGCAACCTGCCGCCCGGTTCCCCCGCCCTGGCCACGGCCGGCGTGGGCCAGGGCGTCGCCATCGTGGAGCGCCCCACGGTCACGGCCGACAACGACATGAACCAGACCTCGGTCTTCGTGGAGCCCGTCGCGGGCGGCCGGAGCTACGGCACCTGGCTGGCTTCCGTGGCCATCGGCGCGCCGCAGACCTTCACCCACGAGGGCCGCACCTACGCGCTGAGCATGCGCCTGCGCCGCCAGTACCTGCCCTACGCATTCACGCTCAAGCAGTTCCGGCACGATGTCTATCCCGGAACGGACATCCCCAAGAACTTCTCGAGCCTCGTCCAGGTGGTGAATCCCGCCCAGAACGAGTCCCGCGAGGTGCTCATCTACATGAACCAGCCGCTTCGGTACGAGGGCAAGACCTTCTACCAGGCGAGCTTCGGCAAGAACGACACGCTCTCGGTCCTTTCCGTGGTTGAAAATCCCGGCTGGCTGCTCCCGTATGTGTCCTGCGTGCTGGTCTCCCTGGGCCTGCTCGTGCACTTCGCCATCGTCCTCCGGCGCTCCCTCAAGCGGCGCCAGGACAAGAAGGAGGGCTGA
- a CDS encoding cytochrome c biogenesis protein, protein MTFVQKYLAWGAGVLALLVALIFALPGGKARGFDVNGFATLPILEGGRVKPLDSVARNSLLVIHSRQGFRHEGRMVGPDEWILDVMFRPQVADQQAIFVIDDPDVIGLIGAKQTKNRNYFSFADLSSHLEEVQKQAMAAQPIAAQKRTRFQSAIVNLFDRVYLYYKLRNTLQLSGSPGLGWEIQSLGTPDATLRHQDLIQLAQFRILPPPAGAGPDAWQSVGQALSAASTGGAMHPGLVPLAKLNAAYITNDPASFNQALDEMKGVVTTLKPGALSHASNEILFNRAQPFFVGLSIYFVAFLVLCVSWIWKPGLLQPTAYALLFAGAIVHTLGLAARIILQGRPPVTNLYSSAVFVGWGAVILGLIVERMYRKGFGTAVAAAAGFASLIVAQNLGTEGDTMEMMRAVLDSNFWLATHVVTITIGYSGTFLAGAIAIGYALRKHIAAKADPETDKALVDMAYGIICFALFFSFVGTVLGGIWADQSWGRFWGWDPKENGALLIVLWNAIILHARWAGYVRERGTMVMAIFGNVITACSWFGVNMLGVGLHSYGFMDQAFWALTGFIASQLLLMAICYAPARFWITKPGAHT, encoded by the coding sequence ATGACCTTCGTTCAGAAATACCTCGCCTGGGGGGCCGGCGTCCTCGCCCTCCTCGTCGCCCTCATCTTCGCCCTGCCCGGCGGCAAGGCCCGCGGGTTCGATGTCAACGGCTTCGCCACCCTGCCCATTCTCGAGGGCGGTCGCGTCAAGCCGTTGGACTCCGTGGCCCGCAACTCCCTGCTGGTGATCCACAGCCGCCAGGGGTTCCGCCACGAGGGCCGCATGGTGGGCCCCGACGAATGGATCCTCGATGTGATGTTCCGGCCCCAGGTGGCGGACCAGCAGGCCATCTTCGTCATCGACGATCCCGATGTCATCGGCCTCATCGGCGCCAAGCAGACCAAGAACCGGAACTACTTCAGCTTCGCCGACCTCTCCTCCCACCTGGAGGAGGTCCAGAAGCAGGCCATGGCGGCCCAACCCATCGCCGCCCAGAAGCGCACCCGTTTCCAGAGCGCCATCGTCAACCTGTTCGACCGCGTCTACCTGTATTACAAGCTCCGCAACACGCTGCAACTGTCGGGTTCCCCGGGCCTGGGCTGGGAGATCCAGTCCCTCGGCACGCCTGACGCGACCCTGCGCCACCAGGACCTGATCCAGCTCGCCCAGTTCCGGATCCTGCCGCCCCCGGCGGGCGCGGGGCCCGATGCCTGGCAGAGCGTCGGCCAGGCCCTCAGCGCCGCCTCCACCGGTGGCGCGATGCACCCGGGCCTGGTGCCCCTGGCCAAGCTGAACGCCGCCTACATCACCAACGATCCCGCCAGCTTCAATCAGGCCCTCGATGAGATGAAGGGCGTGGTCACCACCCTGAAGCCGGGCGCGCTCAGCCACGCCTCGAACGAGATCCTCTTCAACCGCGCGCAGCCTTTCTTCGTGGGCCTCTCCATCTACTTCGTGGCCTTCCTCGTGCTGTGCGTCTCCTGGATCTGGAAGCCCGGGCTCCTTCAGCCCACGGCCTACGCCCTGCTGTTCGCCGGCGCCATCGTCCACACCCTGGGCCTGGCCGCCCGCATCATCCTGCAGGGCCGCCCCCCGGTTACCAACCTCTACTCCTCCGCCGTCTTCGTGGGCTGGGGCGCGGTGATCCTCGGCCTCATCGTCGAGCGGATGTACCGCAAGGGCTTCGGCACCGCCGTGGCCGCCGCGGCCGGCTTCGCCTCCCTGATCGTGGCCCAGAACCTCGGCACCGAGGGCGACACCATGGAGATGATGCGTGCCGTGCTGGACTCCAACTTCTGGCTGGCCACCCATGTGGTGACCATCACCATCGGCTATTCCGGCACCTTCCTCGCGGGCGCCATCGCCATCGGCTACGCACTGCGCAAGCACATCGCTGCCAAGGCGGATCCGGAGACCGACAAGGCCCTGGTGGACATGGCCTACGGCATCATCTGCTTCGCCCTGTTCTTCAGCTTCGTCGGCACCGTGCTGGGCGGCATCTGGGCCGACCAGTCCTGGGGCCGCTTCTGGGGCTGGGATCCCAAGGAGAACGGCGCCCTCCTCATCGTGCTGTGGAACGCCATCATCCTCCACGCGCGCTGGGCCGGTTATGTGCGCGAGCGGGGCACCATGGTCATGGCCATCTTCGGCAATGTGATCACCGCCTGTTCCTGGTTCGGCGTGAACATGCTCGGCGTCGGCCTCCACTCCTACGGCTTCATGGATCAGGCCTTCTGGGCCCTGACCGGCTTCATCGCCAGCCAGCTGCTCCTCATGGCCATCTGCTACGCGCCCGCTCGGTTCTGGATCACCAAGCCCGGCGCCCACACCTAG